The following proteins are co-located in the Chloroflexota bacterium genome:
- a CDS encoding sigma-70 family RNA polymerase sigma factor, whose product MWSDEQLVDALMRGETWVMSALYDRYGRLVFSLALRILNDRTAAEETVQEVFVKVWRRARNFDASRGKFSSWLTGIAHHHAIDELRRRRVRPSVAEDEMAVLDVVDSGPAPHELAVQSHERHRIREALGAIPLEQRRAIEMAYFEGLTQQEIADALEQPLGTIKTRMRLGMQKLKTLLDETVA is encoded by the coding sequence ATGTGGTCTGACGAACAATTAGTTGACGCGCTGATGCGCGGCGAAACCTGGGTCATGTCGGCGCTGTACGACCGCTATGGCAGACTGGTATTTTCGCTCGCGCTGAGAATTCTCAACGACCGCACCGCCGCCGAAGAAACGGTGCAAGAAGTTTTCGTCAAGGTCTGGCGGCGCGCGCGCAATTTTGACGCGTCGCGCGGCAAGTTCTCGTCGTGGCTCACCGGCATCGCACACCACCACGCTATTGACGAACTGCGTCGCCGCCGCGTTCGCCCGTCCGTCGCGGAAGATGAGATGGCGGTGCTCGACGTTGTGGATAGCGGTCCCGCACCGCACGAATTGGCGGTGCAAAGTCATGAACGTCACCGCATTCGCGAGGCGCTCGGCGCGATTCCGCTCGAACAACGGCGCGCGATTGAAATGGCGTACTTTGAGGGCTTGACGCAACAAGAAATCGCCGATGCGTTAGAGCAGCCACTCGGCACGATCAAGACGCGAATGCGCTTGGGCATGCAAAAACTCAAGACGCTGCTCGATGAGACCGTCGCCTAG
- a CDS encoding anti-sigma factor, whose protein sequence is MSTCQEIQELIPAYVLDAVTDQERIAVETHLPRCPDCAQLVAAYRPIADSLAASVQPVEPSADLKYRVLAATMPRAKSSPARDPWFTRLGSALAALFRSPIFSATALVLVVVLALWNFSLHNQLDDQTAANQRFITELSRQRDVMSVMAYGAGQPRQITGTEIAARSTGRLYGKSDQVTFAMVVHGLPASKPGKVYQLWLIEVSGDRTSGGTFTVGEDGYGWLSIHSPKPLGDYQGIGVTEEPAGGSPKPTGPKVMGTNLQ, encoded by the coding sequence ATGTCCACCTGTCAAGAAATTCAAGAACTCATTCCAGCGTACGTACTGGATGCAGTAACCGATCAAGAACGCATTGCCGTTGAGACACATTTGCCGCGCTGCCCAGACTGCGCGCAATTGGTCGCGGCATACCGTCCGATTGCCGATTCGCTCGCCGCGTCCGTGCAACCCGTCGAGCCGTCCGCGGACTTGAAATATCGCGTGCTTGCGGCGACGATGCCGCGCGCAAAATCGTCGCCTGCGCGCGATCCGTGGTTCACGCGGCTTGGCTCCGCGCTCGCCGCGCTCTTTCGTTCGCCGATATTTTCGGCGACGGCATTGGTGTTGGTCGTCGTGCTGGCGCTGTGGAATTTCTCCTTGCACAATCAGTTGGATGACCAGACCGCCGCGAATCAACGCTTTATCACCGAGTTATCGCGCCAACGCGATGTGATGTCGGTGATGGCGTATGGCGCAGGACAACCGCGTCAAATCACCGGGACGGAAATCGCCGCGCGCTCGACTGGGCGATTGTATGGCAAATCCGATCAAGTCACTTTTGCGATGGTCGTGCATGGTCTCCCGGCGTCCAAGCCAGGCAAGGTTTATCAATTGTGGTTGATTGAGGTGAGCGGTGATCGCACGAGCGGCGGAACGTTTACCGTGGGTGAGGACGGGTACGGCTGGCTCTCGATTCATTCGCCCAAGCCGTTGGGTGATTATCAAGGTATTGGTGTCACCGAAGAACCGGCGGGCGGCAGTCCCAAGCCGACGGGTCCCAAAGTGATGGGAACGAATTTGCAATGA
- a CDS encoding AI-2E family transporter: MIDNQVTQSPAPRARVWSADTRRWVIIGLVLAALLIEYAIRDTLPPLIIALLLTYLLNPIVTGLARRLRAPRILALALVYLTFIALSVAALATLVPILIRQVASLATGLDRILLQISVAAKQIPLLEAIGVPADSSALADQLRGEIAQLASSAPRVLAGAASGALSLVFILVLSFYLLKDTEAIERSIDGAIPEHYRDDAWRIKAELNDIWSSFLRGQVVLALIIGTITTAVLWALGVHNALILGVLAGLLEVVPTIGPIIAMAPAVLIALYQGSLNLPVDNSTFALIVVAAYFVIQQLENHLVVPNVLGSSVNLPAVVILFGAFAGASLGGVLGIFLAAPVLATARLFGRFLLQHLLE, from the coding sequence ATGATAGACAACCAAGTGACACAATCTCCCGCGCCGCGCGCGCGCGTGTGGAGCGCCGACACGCGCCGCTGGGTCATCATCGGACTGGTGCTCGCTGCGCTGTTGATCGAGTACGCGATTCGCGACACGCTGCCGCCGCTGATTATTGCGTTGCTGTTGACGTACTTGCTCAACCCAATCGTGACCGGCTTGGCGCGACGTTTACGCGCGCCGCGCATTCTCGCGCTCGCGCTGGTCTATCTCACGTTCATCGCGTTGAGCGTCGCGGCGCTCGCCACGCTCGTGCCGATTTTGATTCGCCAGGTCGCGTCGTTGGCGACCGGACTCGACCGAATCCTCTTGCAAATCAGTGTCGCCGCCAAACAGATTCCACTGCTCGAAGCGATCGGCGTGCCCGCCGATTCGAGCGCGTTGGCGGACCAACTGCGCGGCGAGATCGCACAACTCGCGTCCTCCGCGCCGCGCGTGCTCGCGGGCGCGGCATCCGGCGCACTCTCGCTCGTGTTCATTCTCGTCCTGTCGTTTTATCTGCTCAAAGACACGGAAGCGATCGAGCGCAGTATTGACGGCGCGATTCCCGAACATTATCGCGATGACGCGTGGCGCATCAAAGCGGAACTGAACGACATCTGGTCGAGTTTTTTGCGCGGGCAAGTCGTGCTCGCGTTGATCATCGGTACGATCACGACAGCGGTGCTATGGGCGCTCGGCGTTCACAACGCGCTCATCCTCGGCGTGCTCGCCGGTTTGCTCGAAGTCGTGCCGACGATCGGTCCGATCATCGCGATGGCGCCCGCGGTGTTGATCGCGCTTTATCAGGGTTCGCTGAATTTGCCGGTGGATAATTCGACGTTTGCGCTCATCGTCGTCGCGGCGTACTTTGTGATTCAACAATTGGAGAATCATCTGGTCGTGCCGAACGTATTGGGATCGAGCGTGAACCTGCCGGCGGTTGTGATTCTGTTCGGCGCGTTCGCCGGCGCAAGTCTCGGCGGGGTGCTCGGCATTTTCCTCGCCGCGCCGGTGCTGGCGACGGCGCGGTTGTTCGGACGGTTTCTACTGCAGCATCTCCTCGAATAG
- a CDS encoding DUF2892 domain-containing protein — protein MNPFISFMASTTGRLVRIVAGIALIAWGLLGVGGTTGIIVAFVGVLPLLAGLLDFCVFAPLFSCPLSGAKIRAGR, from the coding sequence ATGAACCCGTTCATTAGTTTCATGGCTTCCACCACTGGTCGCCTTGTTCGCATCGTGGCAGGCATCGCCCTGATCGCGTGGGGCTTGCTGGGAGTTGGCGGCACGACTGGCATCATCGTCGCGTTCGTTGGCGTGTTGCCGTTGCTCGCGGGGTTACTCGACTTTTGCGTGTTCGCGCCGCTGTTTAGTTGCCCATTGAGCGGCGCAAAAATTCGCGCCGGCAGATAG
- a CDS encoding Crp/Fnr family transcriptional regulator, protein MLTQEHFNRIARVVPILKRADPQLVREFQQTAFFARIPTGKDVFVEGDRADAIALLLAGVVRVYKIGETGREITLYRFGSGESCILTANAILSQQSFPAIATVEQDAEAVMIPADAFRDWVRRYDLWRGFVFDLLSQRLVSVLAIVDEVAFRRVDTRVAALLLKRSRTENPIHITHQEIAAELGSSREVISRILEGLASERMIRVARGAVEILDFESLQTRSVV, encoded by the coding sequence ATGCTTACTCAAGAACACTTCAACCGCATCGCACGCGTCGTGCCCATCTTAAAGCGCGCCGATCCGCAACTCGTGCGCGAGTTTCAGCAGACCGCGTTCTTCGCGCGCATCCCAACTGGCAAGGACGTGTTCGTCGAAGGCGACCGCGCCGATGCGATCGCGCTGTTGCTTGCGGGCGTGGTGCGGGTGTACAAAATCGGCGAGACGGGACGCGAGATTACCTTGTATCGCTTTGGCTCCGGCGAATCGTGTATCCTGACCGCGAACGCGATTCTCAGTCAACAATCATTTCCCGCGATTGCGACCGTCGAGCAAGACGCCGAGGCAGTGATGATTCCGGCGGATGCCTTTCGCGACTGGGTGCGCCGCTACGACCTGTGGCGTGGCTTTGTCTTCGATCTCCTTTCGCAGCGCCTGGTCAGCGTGCTGGCAATCGTGGACGAGGTGGCATTCCGCCGCGTGGATACGCGCGTCGCCGCGCTCTTGCTCAAGCGCAGTCGAACCGAGAATCCCATCCACATCACGCATCAAGAAATCGCGGCGGAGCTGGGTAGTTCGCGCGAAGTCATCAGCCGCATCCTCGAAGGTCTTGCGAGCGAACGGATGATTCGCGTGGCGCGCGGCGCGGTCGAAATCCTCGATTTTGAATCTCTGCAAACTCGCTCCGTTGTGTGA
- a CDS encoding N-6 DNA methylase, translating into MPPQIAYDQIERLVKRFKNLPSRERHAYNEDNTRKDFILPLFRALEWNIDDAREVTAEEKISRGFVDFAFRIGGVPKFMLETKRVGEDLNKREWAQQAVDYAYHKDVTWAVLSDFEGLKIINAEIKESNPLAATFKSFAVDEYVTRLNELWLLSRPAFAEGLLDRDAEKVFKRSIKTPITQTLFDNLTTWRKSLYKNLRAYNPLWSDQDIDDAVQRLLDRLIFIRTAEDREVEGEKLRALVRELQDRNRLNDLIPALSQRFRALDGIYNSELFAPHLCESLTYEPTVLVDIIEQLYGSEASLLRYNFAFIDADVLGRAYEQYLGNVVAGKSGRGVLLNAPTNAAPTKSKRKSQGIYYTPTFVVKYIVQQTLGRYLDEHGYNPSRPLRVLDPACGSGSFLIEAFDVLDQYIARTTGQDRPIPPTPFPRREGGKGDRLDMHDYARHRQILSTNIFGVDKDAQAVEVAQLNLLLKALNHREKLPKLENIRCGDSLISGTPKELEEYFGASAKEKNAFNWEREFKTVMADGGFDVIVGNPPYGMLQPHNTDKATLDYLNAKYGVASFKIDMFHLFMERCIHLLRGGGYLGLIVPNTFITNVYTQKLRDLLVSNCRILAIVVSQEKIFSDAEVNNAIIVFQKELDADKCDANYLTVTLNADVALLTGQPSASSTHKLRQSDMVFLGSGSWNIKLSDEAVKPLKRIQAHSTSLGDVAKINRGLISGDREKYFAAKPKSKKWLPIITGTDVSRYSIQQAKEFVLFEKPAGAGGCWDPQVHQASKIVIRQIGYFPIAAYDTHPYCVTGNIFTVRSTGDYLPQFLLGILNSKFTQALWQLLYGDFKAIFPELKGIYLEQYPIRRINFADPAEKKQHDAIVALVEEMLDLQKDYAEVAREKLPRADSLKRKIDAVDAEIDAAVYRLYDLNAEEIKVVEGKE; encoded by the coding sequence ATGCCACCTCAAATCGCGTACGACCAAATCGAACGGCTCGTCAAACGATTCAAGAATCTTCCCTCGCGCGAGCGTCACGCGTACAACGAAGACAACACGCGCAAAGATTTCATCCTCCCGCTTTTTCGCGCGCTCGAATGGAACATTGACGACGCGCGCGAAGTGACCGCCGAGGAAAAAATCTCGCGCGGGTTTGTGGATTTTGCGTTTCGCATCGGCGGCGTGCCCAAGTTCATGCTCGAAACGAAACGCGTCGGCGAAGATTTGAACAAGCGCGAATGGGCGCAGCAGGCGGTTGATTACGCGTACCACAAGGACGTAACCTGGGCGGTGCTCTCCGACTTTGAAGGATTGAAAATCATCAATGCCGAGATCAAGGAATCGAATCCGCTCGCGGCGACGTTCAAATCGTTTGCGGTGGACGAGTACGTCACGCGCTTGAACGAATTGTGGTTGCTCTCGCGTCCGGCGTTTGCCGAAGGATTGTTGGATCGCGATGCGGAAAAAGTGTTCAAGCGCAGCATCAAGACGCCGATCACGCAAACGTTGTTCGACAATCTGACGACGTGGCGCAAAAGTCTGTACAAGAATCTGCGCGCGTACAATCCGTTGTGGTCGGACCAGGACATTGACGATGCGGTGCAACGCCTGCTCGACCGATTGATTTTCATTCGTACCGCCGAAGACCGCGAGGTGGAAGGCGAAAAATTGCGCGCGCTCGTGCGCGAGTTGCAAGACCGCAATCGTCTGAACGATTTGATCCCCGCGCTGTCCCAGCGTTTCCGCGCGCTCGACGGAATTTACAACAGCGAATTGTTCGCGCCGCATCTGTGCGAATCGCTGACGTACGAGCCGACCGTGCTCGTGGATATTATCGAGCAGTTGTACGGTTCGGAAGCGAGTTTACTGCGTTACAATTTCGCGTTCATTGACGCGGACGTGTTGGGCAGGGCGTACGAGCAATACCTGGGTAACGTCGTCGCGGGTAAATCGGGTAGGGGCGTTTTATTAAACGCCCCCACAAACGCCGCCCCGACAAAATCGAAACGCAAATCGCAGGGCATTTACTACACGCCGACATTCGTCGTCAAGTACATCGTTCAGCAAACGCTGGGACGCTACTTGGACGAACACGGCTACAACCCCTCGCGTCCGCTGCGTGTGCTCGACCCAGCGTGCGGTTCGGGTTCGTTCTTGATCGAAGCGTTCGACGTGTTGGATCAGTACATCGCGCGCACGACGGGACAAGACCGACCCATCCCCCCAACCCCCTTCCCTCGCAGGGAAGGGGGCAAGGGGGATAGGTTGGACATGCACGATTACGCGCGGCATCGCCAAATCTTGTCCACGAATATCTTTGGCGTGGACAAGGACGCGCAAGCGGTCGAGGTGGCGCAACTCAATTTGCTGTTGAAAGCGTTGAACCACCGCGAGAAATTGCCGAAGCTGGAAAATATTCGTTGCGGTGATTCGCTCATCAGCGGCACGCCGAAAGAGTTGGAAGAATATTTTGGCGCGAGCGCGAAAGAGAAAAACGCGTTCAACTGGGAACGCGAGTTCAAGACGGTGATGGCGGACGGCGGGTTTGATGTGATTGTGGGCAATCCGCCGTATGGAATGCTTCAGCCGCATAACACTGACAAAGCCACGCTCGATTACTTGAACGCAAAGTATGGCGTCGCAAGTTTCAAGATAGATATGTTCCATTTGTTTATGGAACGTTGTATTCATCTGTTGCGTGGTGGCGGTTATTTGGGTTTGATTGTGCCAAACACGTTTATAACCAACGTGTACACTCAAAAACTTCGAGACCTGCTCGTTTCCAATTGCAGAATTTTAGCGATTGTTGTATCGCAAGAAAAAATCTTTTCTGATGCAGAAGTCAATAATGCGATCATCGTTTTCCAGAAAGAACTAGACGCTGATAAGTGTGACGCTAATTATCTGACAGTCACATTAAATGCAGATGTTGCTTTGTTGACCGGACAACCTTCCGCATCTAGCACCCACAAACTAAGACAATCAGACATGGTTTTCTTGGGAAGTGGTTCTTGGAATATCAAGTTGTCAGATGAGGCAGTAAAACCATTGAAACGTATTCAAGCGCATTCAACGTCGCTCGGTGATGTTGCAAAAATCAATCGCGGTCTTATAAGTGGCGATAGAGAAAAATATTTTGCGGCCAAACCAAAAAGCAAGAAATGGTTGCCGATAATCACAGGAACAGACGTAAGCAGGTATTCCATTCAACAAGCCAAAGAGTTCGTCCTGTTTGAGAAACCAGCGGGCGCGGGCGGATGTTGGGATCCGCAAGTACACCAAGCAAGTAAAATTGTAATTCGCCAAATTGGTTACTTTCCAATTGCGGCGTATGACACGCATCCATATTGCGTCACGGGTAATATTTTCACGGTTCGCTCGACGGGAGACTATCTTCCGCAATTTCTTCTTGGGATTCTCAACTCGAAATTCACTCAAGCGTTGTGGCAATTATTGTACGGCGATTTCAAAGCGATCTTTCCGGAACTCAAAGGAATTTACCTTGAACAGTATCCCATCCGCCGCATCAACTTTGCCGACCCAGCCGAAAAGAAACAACACGATGCCATCGTCGCGCTCGTCGAAGAAATGCTTGACCTGCAAAAAGATTACGCGGAGGTGGCGCGCGAAAAATTGCCGCGTGCCGATTCGCTCAAGCGCAAAATTGACGCGGTGGACGCGGAGATTGACGCGGCTGTGTATCGGTTGTATGATTTGAACGCGGAAGAAATCAAGGTGGTGGAAGGAAAGGAATAG
- a CDS encoding PIN domain-containing protein, with product MLLLDTDVMVDLFREYPRALEWVTARGEEIVLPGCVVMELIQGCKNKIEQERLEKTLGSYAIAWPSPQVCDEALSVFAQYYLSQHIGIFDALIGQLAVSLDVPLYTFNEKHYAAIPNLRTRQPYPKQLPS from the coding sequence ATGTTGCTTCTCGATACCGATGTGATGGTTGATCTGTTCCGCGAATATCCGCGTGCTCTGGAATGGGTTACGGCACGCGGCGAAGAAATCGTATTGCCTGGATGTGTCGTGATGGAACTCATTCAAGGATGCAAGAACAAGATTGAGCAAGAGCGATTGGAAAAAACGCTCGGCTCGTATGCGATTGCTTGGCCCTCGCCGCAAGTTTGCGATGAAGCATTGTCCGTATTCGCGCAATACTATCTCAGTCAACACATTGGTATCTTTGACGCGTTGATCGGGCAATTAGCGGTTTCGCTAGATGTGCCGCTTTACACTTTTAATGAAAAGCACTATGCGGCAATTCCTAACTTGAGAACCAGGCAACCCTACCCGAAACAACTCCCGTCTTGA
- a CDS encoding PIN domain-containing protein gives MSNATPANEFVADTVALVLRLEERKMGANAESVFERVESSQATIYIPAMVLAEILYLSEKRRIVTSLDTVRDYMRRYPNCQEQPMNFAVMRSASEITDIPELHDRLIAATARSFDLELITDDSVIQASAYVKTIW, from the coding sequence ATGAGCAACGCTACCCCCGCCAATGAGTTCGTCGCCGATACGGTTGCGTTGGTCCTGCGGCTTGAAGAACGCAAAATGGGTGCGAACGCCGAATCTGTGTTTGAGCGAGTCGAGTCCAGCCAAGCCACGATCTACATCCCCGCAATGGTCTTGGCAGAAATTCTCTATCTTTCGGAGAAACGCAGAATCGTTACCTCGCTCGACACGGTTCGTGACTATATGCGCCGCTATCCTAATTGCCAAGAGCAGCCGATGAATTTCGCTGTCATGCGATCGGCGTCCGAGATTACGGATATTCCAGAACTACACGACCGCTTGATTGCTGCCACCGCGCGATCATTCGATCTGGAACTGATTACCGACGATTCGGTGATTCAAGCATCGGCATACGTCAAAACAATTTGGTAG
- a CDS encoding site-2 protease family protein gives MKWSWKLGRFAGIDVYMHATFLLLLGWVVVSHLIQDRSIAMAVNGVTFILALFACVVLHEYGHALTARRYGIATRDITLLPIGGVARLERMPDDPRQELWVALAGPAVNVVIAIILFAWLTVTSGFEPFESLSVTGGSFLGRLLAVNLSLVAFNLLPAFPMDGGRVLRALLALRMEYVNATHIAAMIGQGMALVFGFIGLFTNPFLLFIAFFVWIGAAQEAGMTQMRSALGNIPISRAMITDFRTLSPHDSLAHATDVLLTGSQHDFPVTEDNRVVGILTRADLINALKQRGEMSLVGDAMQREFLTADASEMLEGASERLQTCACHTMPVMRGGQLVGLVTMDNLGEFLMIRSALGGRRGNEPRPAPTWG, from the coding sequence ATGAAATGGTCATGGAAGCTGGGACGCTTTGCCGGGATTGACGTGTACATGCACGCGACGTTTTTGCTGTTGCTGGGCTGGGTCGTGGTGAGCCACTTGATCCAGGACCGCAGTATCGCGATGGCGGTTAACGGCGTGACATTCATCCTCGCGCTGTTCGCCTGTGTCGTGTTGCACGAGTACGGGCACGCGCTTACCGCGCGTCGCTACGGTATTGCGACGCGCGACATTACGCTTCTACCGATTGGCGGCGTTGCGCGCCTCGAACGAATGCCGGATGATCCGCGCCAAGAGTTGTGGGTCGCGCTTGCCGGTCCCGCGGTGAACGTCGTCATCGCGATCATCTTGTTCGCGTGGCTCACGGTTACGTCGGGATTCGAACCGTTTGAATCGCTCAGTGTGACGGGCGGTTCGTTCCTGGGACGCTTGCTCGCGGTGAACCTCTCGCTGGTCGCGTTCAACTTGTTGCCGGCATTTCCGATGGACGGCGGACGCGTCCTGCGCGCGTTGCTCGCGCTGCGGATGGAGTACGTGAACGCGACGCATATCGCGGCGATGATTGGGCAAGGGATGGCGCTCGTGTTCGGATTCATCGGCTTGTTCACAAATCCGTTTCTGCTCTTCATCGCGTTCTTTGTGTGGATCGGCGCGGCGCAAGAGGCGGGCATGACGCAGATGCGTTCGGCGCTCGGCAACATTCCGATCAGCCGCGCGATGATCACCGATTTTCGCACGCTCTCCCCACACGATTCGCTCGCGCACGCGACGGATGTTTTGTTGACCGGTTCGCAACACGATTTCCCGGTGACGGAGGACAATCGCGTCGTGGGTATTCTCACGCGCGCCGATTTGATCAACGCGCTCAAACAACGCGGCGAGATGTCGCTCGTCGGCGACGCGATGCAACGCGAGTTTCTCACCGCCGATGCGTCGGAGATGCTTGAAGGCGCGTCGGAACGTTTGCAAACGTGCGCTTGTCACACGATGCCGGTGATGCGCGGCGGTCAACTCGTCGGCTTGGTGACGATGGACAATCTGGGCGAGTTCCTGATGATTCGTTCGGCGCTCGGCGGGCGGCGCGGCAACGAACCGCGACCTGCGCCAACCTGGGGATGA
- a CDS encoding zinc metallopeptidase — translation MFGFENYGLYLLFSLPALLLGLWAQLRVKGAFDRFSQVRTATGVTGAQVARRILDNHGLRNVKVEQVEGFLSDHYDPTQRVLRLSPHVYQGNSLAAAGIAAHESGHALQHQQGYAFLALRSMMVPTVQIGSWVGPLIFMLGFFLAGAIGTSLAWLGVALFAAVAVFALVTLPVEFDASARAKEQLVGNGLLAHTELSGVNAVLNAAALTYVAGAAQAVSTLLYYVFLLGGRRED, via the coding sequence ATGTTCGGTTTTGAGAATTACGGATTGTATTTGTTGTTCAGTCTCCCGGCGCTCTTGCTGGGATTATGGGCGCAACTCCGCGTCAAGGGTGCGTTCGACCGGTTTTCGCAAGTGCGCACGGCGACCGGCGTTACCGGCGCGCAGGTCGCGCGACGCATTCTCGACAATCACGGATTACGCAACGTCAAGGTCGAGCAGGTCGAAGGATTTTTGTCCGATCACTATGACCCGACGCAACGCGTGTTGCGCTTATCGCCGCACGTGTACCAAGGCAACAGTCTGGCGGCGGCGGGCATCGCGGCGCACGAAAGCGGTCACGCTTTGCAACATCAACAAGGGTACGCCTTTCTCGCGCTGCGCAGTATGATGGTGCCGACGGTGCAAATCGGCAGTTGGGTGGGTCCGCTCATCTTCATGCTGGGATTCTTTCTCGCCGGCGCAATCGGCACATCGCTCGCGTGGCTGGGGGTCGCGCTCTTCGCCGCGGTCGCGGTGTTCGCGCTCGTCACACTGCCGGTCGAATTCGATGCGAGCGCGCGCGCCAAGGAACAACTCGTCGGCAATGGTTTGCTCGCGCATACCGAGTTAAGTGGCGTGAACGCGGTGCTCAATGCCGCGGCACTGACGTACGTTGCCGGCGCGGCGCAAGCCGTTTCAACGTTGCTTTACTATGTGTTCTTGCTCGGCGGACGACGCGAGGATTGA